A section of the Mesorhizobium loti genome encodes:
- a CDS encoding aminotransferase class V-fold PLP-dependent enzyme: protein MKTTSSTGSNTTIRERLGLRPIINVSGTMTALGASIIVPEAIRAMAEMASQWVEMDDLQRAASTVVARLTGGEAGFITACCASGITMAIAGAMTGTNLLAIERLPDDTGDLKSEVVIQLGHIVNYGAPIDQSVRVAGAKVVPAGTVSVTQDYHVREAINERTAAGLYVVAHHTVQYGMLSLEEFCEICHAKGVPVIVDAASEYDLRGFLARGADVVIYSGHKFLSGPTSGIVTGRKDLVRAAYLQNRGVARAMKVGKESIAGTMAALEAWETRDHDGIRRREEAALNLWKDALQGITGIFAKIIPDPTANPLDRLQIFVSPESRFTAAGLTSALASGSPPIIVRNHEIERGHFFLDPCNLHPGEAEIVGERLRAILTAKDRPADAMKAARKDSSGVLRWPD, encoded by the coding sequence ATGAAAACCACTTCCTCCACCGGCTCCAACACCACCATCCGCGAACGGCTGGGCTTGAGGCCAATCATCAACGTCTCGGGCACCATGACCGCGCTTGGCGCGTCGATCATCGTCCCGGAAGCGATCCGCGCCATGGCTGAAATGGCCTCGCAATGGGTGGAGATGGACGATCTGCAGCGCGCCGCGAGCACCGTCGTCGCACGCCTCACTGGCGGCGAGGCCGGCTTCATCACCGCCTGCTGCGCCAGCGGCATCACCATGGCGATCGCCGGCGCGATGACGGGAACCAACCTGCTGGCCATCGAGCGTCTGCCCGATGATACCGGCGACCTCAAGTCGGAGGTCGTCATCCAGCTTGGCCACATCGTCAACTACGGCGCACCGATCGACCAGTCGGTCCGCGTCGCCGGCGCCAAGGTGGTGCCCGCTGGCACGGTCAGCGTGACGCAAGACTATCATGTGCGCGAAGCGATCAACGAACGCACGGCGGCGGGCCTTTATGTCGTCGCCCACCACACCGTGCAGTACGGCATGCTGTCGCTGGAGGAGTTCTGCGAAATCTGCCACGCCAAGGGCGTGCCGGTGATCGTCGATGCCGCGTCCGAATACGATCTGCGCGGTTTTCTGGCGCGCGGCGCCGACGTCGTCATCTACAGCGGCCACAAGTTCCTGAGCGGGCCGACCAGCGGCATCGTCACCGGCCGCAAGGATCTGGTGCGGGCCGCCTATCTGCAGAACCGCGGCGTGGCGCGGGCCATGAAGGTCGGCAAGGAAAGCATCGCCGGCACCATGGCCGCGCTGGAAGCCTGGGAGACGCGCGACCACGACGGCATCCGCCGGCGCGAGGAGGCCGCTCTCAATCTCTGGAAGGATGCTTTGCAGGGGATAACAGGCATCTTTGCGAAGATCATTCCAGATCCAACAGCCAATCCGCTCGACCGGCTGCAGATCTTCGTATCGCCCGAGAGCCGCTTTACCGCCGCCGGGCTCACCTCGGCGCTTGCCTCGGGCTCGCCGCCGATCATTGTGCGCAACCACGAGATCGAGCGCGGCCATTTCTTCCTCGACCCCTGCAATCTGCATCCCGGCGAGGCCGAGATCGTCGGCGAACGCCTGCGCGCCATACTGACCGCGAAGGACCGTCCCGCCGATGCGATGAAAGCCGCCCGCAAGGATTCCTCCGGCGTCTTGCGCTGGCCGGATTAA
- a CDS encoding RidA family protein, whose amino-acid sequence MTPYIRLAELGLTLPEPPTPIANFVTHAESGRLIFLSGQGPLRADGTLCTGKVGEDVTVEQAYGHARLTGLNLLAVMHAAAGDLGRIVRVVKLLGFVNATPTFSDHPKVMNGCSDLFADVFDKIGGHARSAIGVGSLPGNITVEIEAVIEIAA is encoded by the coding sequence ATGACGCCTTACATCCGGCTCGCCGAACTTGGCCTGACGCTGCCCGAGCCGCCAACCCCGATCGCCAACTTCGTCACCCATGCCGAGAGCGGGCGGCTGATCTTCCTGTCCGGCCAGGGGCCGCTGCGCGCCGACGGCACGCTCTGCACCGGCAAGGTCGGCGAGGATGTGACCGTCGAGCAGGCCTACGGGCATGCGCGCCTGACGGGGCTCAATCTGCTCGCCGTCATGCATGCCGCCGCCGGCGATCTCGGCCGCATCGTGCGCGTCGTCAAGCTGCTCGGCTTCGTCAACGCGACGCCGACCTTCAGCGACCACCCCAAGGTGATGAATGGCTGTTCCGATCTGTTCGCCGATGTCTTTGACAAGATCGGCGGCCATGCCCGCTCGGCCATCGGCGTCGGCTCGCTGCCTGGAAACATCACTGTCGAAATCGAAGCGGTCATCGAGATCGCCGCCTGA
- a CDS encoding amino acid ABC transporter ATP-binding protein: MSDATSANPALLEVRDVSKAFGAVEVLRSVSLQVKRGEVVTVIGPSGSGKTTLLRCVNFLESYDSGSIRIDGKEVGYREAGTRQRRSERDLAAMRAETGMVFQSFNLFPHLTAAGNIMLGLTKVRGKSQAEARQTAEHWLGRVGLAHKADSLPAELSGGQQQRVGIARAVAMEPKILLLDEITSALDPELVGEVLAVVRSLAEDGMTMLMVTHEMAFARDASSRIVFMADGGVSAVGPPKEILAAETSNERLRTFLARFRASHF, translated from the coding sequence ATGTCCGATGCCACAAGCGCCAATCCGGCACTGCTCGAAGTGCGCGATGTCTCGAAGGCTTTCGGCGCCGTCGAGGTGCTGCGTTCCGTCAGCCTTCAGGTGAAGCGTGGCGAGGTGGTCACCGTGATCGGCCCCTCGGGCAGCGGCAAGACCACGCTGTTGCGCTGTGTCAATTTCCTCGAAAGCTACGATAGCGGCTCGATCCGTATCGACGGCAAGGAGGTCGGCTATCGCGAGGCCGGAACGCGCCAGCGCCGCAGCGAGCGCGACTTGGCCGCGATGCGCGCCGAGACTGGCATGGTCTTCCAGAGCTTCAACCTGTTTCCGCACCTGACAGCGGCCGGCAACATCATGCTGGGCTTGACCAAGGTGCGGGGGAAGAGCCAGGCCGAGGCGCGACAAACCGCCGAACACTGGCTCGGCCGCGTCGGCCTCGCCCACAAGGCCGACAGCCTGCCGGCGGAGCTTTCCGGCGGCCAGCAGCAGCGCGTCGGCATCGCGCGCGCCGTGGCGATGGAGCCGAAGATCCTGTTGCTCGACGAGATCACCTCGGCACTCGATCCCGAACTGGTTGGCGAGGTGCTGGCCGTGGTGCGCAGCCTCGCCGAGGACGGCATGACGATGCTGATGGTGACGCACGAAATGGCCTTTGCCCGCGACGCCTCGAGCCGCATCGTCTTCATGGCCGATGGCGGCGTCAGTGCTGTTGGTCCGCCCAAGGAGATCCTCGCGGCGGAGACCAGCAACGAGCGCCTCCGCACCTTCCTGGCGCGCTTCCGCGCCTCGCATTTCTGA
- a CDS encoding amino acid ABC transporter permease — MLSQILYALPFLAKGFALTLWVSLLVVVLSLIAGVLLGVALVYGPAPLRWAVRIFSDTIRGIPILVLMFFVYYGLPAIGLHLPSFWAAVLALTLFKTAQVIEYLRGAVASIPKGQSEAAMAIGLTFSQRLTYVIFPQAFRRFLPPWINGVTDAVKGSALVSLLGITDLMQAINQVIGRTYEAMPLYILGALIYFAVNYALSLASRRLERRFSFIRE; from the coding sequence ATGCTGAGCCAGATCCTCTACGCTCTGCCTTTCCTCGCCAAAGGCTTCGCCCTGACCCTTTGGGTATCGCTTCTGGTCGTGGTCCTGTCGCTCATCGCCGGCGTCCTGCTGGGTGTCGCCCTGGTCTATGGTCCCGCCCCGTTGCGCTGGGCGGTGCGCATCTTCTCGGACACCATTCGTGGCATTCCGATCCTGGTGCTGATGTTCTTCGTCTATTACGGCCTGCCCGCCATCGGACTTCATCTGCCGTCGTTCTGGGCGGCGGTGCTGGCGCTGACCCTGTTCAAGACGGCGCAGGTCATCGAATATCTCAGGGGCGCGGTCGCCTCGATTCCGAAGGGACAGTCCGAGGCTGCAATGGCGATCGGGCTGACCTTCAGCCAGCGGCTGACCTACGTCATCTTCCCGCAGGCCTTCAGGCGCTTCCTGCCGCCGTGGATCAACGGCGTCACCGACGCGGTCAAGGGCAGCGCGCTGGTCTCGCTGCTCGGCATCACCGATTTGATGCAGGCCATCAACCAGGTCATCGGCCGCACCTATGAGGCGATGCCGCTCTATATCCTCGGCGCGCTGATCTATTTCGCGGTCAACTATGCGCTCTCGCTCGCCAGCCGGCGGCTCGAGCGGCGCTTCTCCTTCATTCGGGAATAG
- a CDS encoding amino acid ABC transporter permease — translation MGYALNFNLIWRHFDKLWGGLLLSLELAVISIAIGVVIGLVLAVWYVSAGRVVRAIIAAYVEFIRNVPLILLVYLVFYGLPTVVDLAYSAPTSFVLTLSVYSGAYLVEVFRSGLEAVPRGQLDAGKAIGLTPWQRLIHVRLPTMLRITLPALSNTFISLFKDTSIASVISVPELTFGAQWINFNTFRIVEVYLVTTAMYLVTGYALLFALRLVERRFRAAR, via the coding sequence ATGGGCTATGCCCTCAATTTCAATCTGATCTGGCGGCATTTCGACAAATTGTGGGGCGGTCTGCTGCTCAGCCTCGAGCTTGCCGTGATCTCGATCGCCATCGGCGTCGTCATCGGGCTGGTGCTCGCGGTCTGGTACGTTTCGGCCGGGCGGGTGGTGCGCGCGATCATCGCAGCCTATGTCGAATTCATCCGCAACGTGCCGCTGATCCTGCTGGTCTACCTTGTCTTCTACGGCCTGCCCACCGTGGTCGACCTGGCCTACAGCGCGCCGACCTCGTTTGTCCTGACGTTGTCGGTCTATAGCGGCGCCTATCTGGTCGAGGTGTTTCGCTCAGGGCTAGAGGCTGTCCCGCGCGGTCAACTCGATGCCGGCAAGGCCATCGGCCTGACACCCTGGCAAAGGCTCATCCATGTGCGCCTGCCGACCATGCTGCGCATCACGCTGCCGGCGCTGTCCAACACCTTCATCTCGCTGTTCAAGGACACTTCGATCGCCTCAGTCATCTCGGTGCCCGAACTCACCTTCGGCGCCCAGTGGATCAACTTCAACACCTTCCGCATCGTCGAGGTCTATCTGGTGACGACGGCGATGTATCTGGTGACCGGCTACGCCTTGCTTTTTGCGCTCAGGCTGGTCGAGCGCCGGTTCAGGGCGGCGCGCTGA
- a CDS encoding transporter substrate-binding domain-containing protein encodes MAGLATAGVLATVDAQKAAAQAASDSLLRTVLDRGKLIVGTGSTNAPWHFENDAGELVGMDITMGRILAKGLFDDPTKVEFVMQDPAQRIPNVTTNKVDITIQFMTMTAQRSQLINFTRPYYVEGVALLTLPTAENKTFDKLLAGGSATRISILQNVDAESSVHYALPQAQVLQIDTQANVLQALESKRADAAAVDLSTVRWLASRNPDKYFDAGKSWYSMLYGAALRQGDLDWLTFVNQTFTIAMFGHESALYDAAFKDYFGQEPPARHPGFPVI; translated from the coding sequence ATGGCTGGACTGGCCACCGCCGGCGTGCTGGCAACCGTAGATGCCCAGAAGGCCGCGGCCCAGGCCGCGTCCGACAGCCTGCTGCGCACCGTGCTCGACCGCGGCAAGCTGATCGTCGGCACCGGCAGCACCAACGCGCCCTGGCATTTCGAGAACGATGCCGGCGAACTGGTCGGCATGGACATCACCATGGGCCGCATCCTGGCCAAGGGCCTGTTCGACGATCCGACCAAGGTCGAGTTCGTCATGCAGGATCCGGCGCAGCGCATCCCCAACGTCACCACCAACAAGGTCGACATCACCATCCAATTCATGACGATGACGGCGCAGCGCTCGCAGCTGATCAACTTCACCCGGCCGTACTATGTCGAAGGCGTTGCCCTGCTGACGCTTCCCACCGCCGAGAACAAGACCTTCGACAAGCTGCTTGCCGGCGGTTCGGCGACGCGCATCTCCATCCTGCAGAATGTCGACGCCGAAAGCTCCGTGCACTACGCCCTTCCGCAGGCGCAGGTGCTACAGATCGACACCCAGGCCAACGTGCTGCAGGCGCTGGAATCCAAGCGCGCCGATGCAGCCGCCGTCGATCTGTCGACCGTGCGCTGGCTCGCCTCGCGCAATCCGGACAAATATTTCGACGCCGGCAAGAGCTGGTATTCGATGCTCTACGGCGCCGCGCTTCGGCAAGGCGACCTCGACTGGCTGACCTTCGTCAACCAGACCTTCACCATTGCCATGTTCGGCCATGAATCGGCGCTCTATGACGCCGCCTTCAAGGACTATTTCGGCCAGGAGCCGCCGGCGCGTCATCCGGGTTTCCCGGTCATCTGA
- a CDS encoding IclR family transcriptional regulator, producing MQDGNALAVSADEKTTASREKGLNRVLEILDFLHTTQRAIGIGDLAKGVNAPRSTTYTLVRSLVDAGLLEMAGDGNRVYFGKKLYLYGMDYVRGNDLLRRGRQEVDHLSRETGETSELCMLQSGRYTIVHSSPGTRPFRISSATGLQIPLPWTASGRLLLAGLERAAIEDMVSQDDLVLPDGRKLRLDDFIADIAKARVTGYCVTSGLVDAYTKCLAVPVFSAPGKVEATMCLVVPIDTTEERTESLIGLLRERAGRLSIAG from the coding sequence ATGCAAGATGGCAATGCCTTGGCCGTTTCGGCCGACGAAAAGACGACGGCTTCCCGCGAAAAGGGCCTCAACCGAGTGCTCGAGATCCTGGACTTCCTGCACACGACGCAGCGCGCGATCGGCATCGGCGACCTTGCCAAGGGGGTGAACGCGCCGCGCTCGACGACCTACACGCTGGTGCGCTCGCTGGTCGACGCGGGCCTGCTGGAAATGGCCGGCGACGGCAACCGCGTCTATTTCGGCAAGAAGCTCTATCTCTATGGAATGGACTATGTGCGCGGCAATGACCTGCTGCGGCGAGGGCGCCAGGAGGTCGACCATCTGTCGCGGGAGACCGGGGAAACCTCGGAACTGTGCATGCTGCAGAGTGGCCGCTATACCATCGTCCACTCCAGTCCCGGCACCAGGCCGTTCCGCATCAGCTCGGCCACCGGCCTGCAGATACCGTTGCCCTGGACCGCTTCGGGGCGGCTGCTTCTGGCGGGGCTGGAGCGGGCCGCGATCGAGGACATGGTGTCGCAGGACGATCTCGTGCTGCCCGATGGCCGCAAGCTGCGGCTGGATGATTTCATCGCCGACATCGCCAAGGCGCGGGTCACCGGCTACTGCGTCACCTCGGGGCTCGTCGACGCCTACACCAAATGTCTCGCCGTGCCGGTCTTTTCAGCGCCGGGCAAGGTCGAGGCGACGATGTGCCTTGTGGTTCCGATCGATACGACCGAGGAGCGGACCGAAAGTCTCATCGGCCTGCTGCGCGAACGCGCCGGCAGGCTCTCCATCGCCGGATAG
- a CDS encoding YdcH family protein, with amino-acid sequence MSDQEQADIRLEFSRLKQEHADFDAAINAMIATNCDPLQIQRMKKKKLALKDRLMKLEDKIIPDIIA; translated from the coding sequence ATGTCCGATCAGGAACAGGCCGATATTCGCCTCGAATTTTCCCGGCTGAAGCAGGAACACGCCGATTTTGACGCGGCGATCAACGCGATGATCGCCACCAATTGCGACCCGCTGCAGATCCAGCGCATGAAAAAGAAGAAGCTGGCGCTGAAGGACCGGCTGATGAAGCTGGAAGACAAGATCATTCCCGACATCATCGCTTGA
- a CDS encoding YdcH family protein, whose amino-acid sequence MSLASHLDELQRKHGDIEREIDDAMNHPSVDDLEIVNLKRRKLALKDAIEKLKAQPTTH is encoded by the coding sequence ATGTCTCTTGCATCCCATCTTGATGAGTTGCAGCGGAAACACGGCGACATCGAACGCGAAATCGATGACGCGATGAACCACCCGTCGGTGGACGACCTCGAAATCGTGAATCTCAAGCGACGCAAGCTGGCACTCAAGGATGCGATTGAGAAACTGAAAGCGCAACCAACCACGCATTGA
- the ispG gene encoding flavodoxin-dependent (E)-4-hydroxy-3-methylbut-2-enyl-diphosphate synthase encodes MTGYFSFPFPRRTSVGVDVGGVVVGGGAPVVVQSMTNTDTADIDQTVAQVAALHRAGSEIVRITVDRDESAAAVPRIHERLQRLGINVPLVGDFHYIGHKLLADHPACAEALAKYRINPGNVGFKDKKDRQFTDIVEMAIKHDKPVRIGVNWGSLDQELLTRLMDDNQDKGFPLTAQEVTREAIVQSAILSAEMAEEIGLGRDKIILSAKVSGVQDLIAVYTELATRSDHALHLGLTEAGMGSKGIVASSAAMGILLQQGIGDTIRISLTPEPNGDRTREVQVSQELLQTMGFRQFVPIVAACPGCGRTTSTVFQELAQNIQADLRKNMPVWREKYPGVENLKVAVMGCIVNGPGESKHADIGISLPGTGETPTAPVFVDGKKAATLRGPAIAADFEKMVADYIEQRFGRSGKAAAE; translated from the coding sequence ATGACCGGATATTTTTCCTTTCCCTTCCCTCGCCGCACCTCGGTCGGCGTCGATGTCGGCGGCGTGGTCGTCGGCGGCGGCGCTCCGGTTGTCGTGCAGTCGATGACCAACACCGACACCGCCGATATCGACCAGACGGTCGCGCAGGTTGCAGCACTGCACCGCGCCGGTTCCGAGATCGTGCGCATCACCGTCGACCGCGACGAGAGCGCGGCCGCCGTGCCGCGCATTCATGAACGGCTCCAGCGGCTCGGCATCAATGTGCCGCTGGTCGGCGACTTCCACTATATCGGCCACAAGTTGCTCGCCGATCATCCGGCCTGCGCCGAGGCGCTGGCCAAATACCGCATCAATCCGGGCAATGTCGGCTTCAAGGACAAGAAGGACCGGCAGTTCACCGATATCGTCGAGATGGCGATCAAGCACGACAAGCCCGTGCGCATCGGCGTCAATTGGGGCTCGCTCGACCAGGAACTCCTGACCCGACTGATGGATGACAATCAGGACAAGGGTTTTCCGCTGACGGCGCAGGAGGTGACGCGCGAGGCGATCGTGCAGTCGGCGATCCTGTCGGCCGAGATGGCCGAAGAGATCGGCCTCGGCCGCGATAAGATCATCCTGTCCGCCAAGGTCAGCGGCGTACAGGACCTGATCGCCGTCTATACGGAACTCGCCACCCGCTCCGACCATGCGCTGCATCTGGGCCTCACCGAGGCCGGCATGGGGTCGAAAGGCATCGTCGCCTCGTCGGCGGCGATGGGCATCCTCCTGCAGCAAGGCATTGGCGACACCATCCGCATCTCGCTGACGCCCGAGCCGAATGGCGACCGCACGCGCGAGGTGCAGGTGTCGCAGGAATTGCTGCAGACGATGGGCTTCCGGCAGTTCGTGCCGATCGTCGCCGCTTGCCCTGGCTGCGGCCGCACGACATCCACCGTGTTCCAGGAACTCGCCCAGAATATCCAGGCGGATCTGCGCAAGAACATGCCGGTTTGGCGCGAAAAATATCCGGGTGTCGAGAACCTCAAGGTCGCGGTGATGGGCTGCATCGTCAACGGCCCGGGCGAATCCAAGCATGCCGATATCGGCATTTCGCTGCCCGGCACCGGCGAGACGCCGACGGCGCCTGTCTTCGTCGACGGCAAGAAAGCGGCGACGCTCCGCGGGCCAGCGATCGCGGCGGATTTCGAGAAAATGGTCGCCGACTACATCGAGCAACGGTTCGGTCGCAGCGGCAAGGCCGCGGCAGAGTAG
- a CDS encoding lytic transglycosylase domain-containing protein — MRRFPRVALIVLCSVAWSTLAQADPPQSAKQRLIDKVCNLIQAHADQNGLPRDFFARLIWKESRFDPNAVSPVGAEGIAQFMPGTAKMRGLENSFDINQAIPASAKYLAEMKTSYGNLGLAAAAYNAGESRVSRWLGSGGFLPMETESYVFDIMGEPVDKFTDPAYAGQVAPLDAKTDFAVACRKLPVIMSQTVAMASINVKPWGVQVAGNFRRSAAISQWLRVRSRFPALLAGHDPVVSRVRTPIGRRGIYAVRIGIDDRAAANVICQKLQSVGGACVVVRNR, encoded by the coding sequence ATGCGGCGTTTCCCCCGGGTGGCGCTGATAGTCCTGTGCAGTGTGGCCTGGTCAACGCTTGCCCAGGCCGATCCGCCGCAATCGGCCAAGCAGCGGTTGATCGACAAGGTCTGCAATTTGATCCAGGCCCATGCCGACCAGAACGGCCTGCCCCGGGATTTCTTCGCCCGGCTGATCTGGAAGGAAAGCCGTTTCGACCCCAACGCCGTCAGCCCCGTCGGCGCCGAGGGCATCGCCCAGTTCATGCCGGGCACCGCCAAGATGCGGGGGCTCGAAAATTCCTTCGACATCAACCAGGCGATCCCGGCATCGGCGAAGTATCTCGCCGAAATGAAGACCAGCTACGGCAATCTTGGCCTGGCGGCCGCCGCCTACAATGCCGGCGAAAGCCGGGTGTCGCGCTGGCTGGGTTCGGGCGGTTTCCTGCCGATGGAGACCGAGAGCTATGTCTTCGACATCATGGGCGAGCCGGTCGACAAGTTCACCGACCCCGCCTATGCCGGACAGGTCGCGCCGCTCGACGCCAAGACGGATTTTGCCGTCGCCTGCCGCAAGCTGCCGGTGATCATGTCCCAGACCGTGGCGATGGCCTCGATCAACGTCAAGCCGTGGGGCGTCCAGGTGGCCGGCAATTTCCGCCGCAGTGCCGCGATCAGCCAGTGGCTGCGGGTGAGGAGCCGGTTTCCGGCCCTGCTTGCCGGCCATGATCCGGTGGTGAGCCGGGTGCGCACGCCGATCGGCCGGCGCGGCATCTACGCGGTCAGGATCGGAATCGACGACCGCGCCGCCGCCAATGTCATTTGCCAGAAACTGCAGAGCGTCGGCGGGGCCTGCGTGGTGGTGCGCAACCGTTAA
- a CDS encoding Stf0 family sulfotransferase, with amino-acid sequence MFDAYIICGTPRTGSTLLCKLLASTGTSGDPHSFYRRQDVPEWAEEWRLPGRDTMGELEFDVAYVDAAITAGRGGTEIFGLRLMRENLDELSAILDRIFPGLASDRARFERAFGRILYIHLSRENKLAQAISLIKAQQTGLWHIAPDGTEIERVAPAQDPQYDFERIKGELDELEAYDAAWNVWFAAQGITPLRVGYERLSADPAAALLSICDALGVQPPNADDIRPGVAKLADETSLDWMRRYRLDAARLAP; translated from the coding sequence ATGTTCGACGCCTATATCATCTGCGGCACGCCGAGAACCGGCAGCACTTTGCTGTGCAAGCTCCTGGCATCCACCGGGACATCAGGCGATCCGCACTCATTCTATCGGCGGCAGGACGTGCCGGAGTGGGCCGAGGAGTGGAGACTGCCCGGCCGCGACACGATGGGCGAGCTTGAATTCGATGTCGCCTATGTCGATGCGGCAATCACCGCCGGCAGGGGCGGCACCGAGATTTTCGGCCTGCGCCTGATGCGCGAAAACCTGGATGAGCTTTCGGCGATTCTCGACCGGATTTTCCCAGGGCTGGCGTCGGACAGGGCGCGTTTCGAAAGAGCTTTTGGCCGCATTCTCTACATACATCTGTCGCGGGAGAACAAGCTCGCGCAGGCGATCTCGCTGATCAAGGCACAGCAGACCGGTCTTTGGCACATCGCGCCTGACGGCACCGAGATCGAACGGGTCGCACCGGCGCAAGACCCCCAATATGATTTCGAGCGCATCAAAGGGGAGCTTGACGAACTCGAAGCCTATGACGCGGCCTGGAACGTCTGGTTCGCAGCGCAAGGCATAACGCCGCTGCGGGTTGGCTATGAGCGTCTATCCGCCGATCCGGCGGCGGCGTTGCTGAGCATATGCGATGCTCTCGGCGTTCAGCCTCCGAATGCGGACGACATCCGGCCGGGCGTCGCAAAGCTCGCTGACGAGACAAGCCTCGACTGGATGCGCCGCTATCGCCTTGACGCGGCCCGCCTGGCGCCGTGA